cacacacacttagaacaggtatacacagtgacacactatacacacttctttacacacacagataatatACACATAACAACACACACTggtatacacattatacacacaaagacacaatactaaacacacactcacacaaacacacaaagtatacacactgacagacactgcaATACACTCTGCTACACCTGCAGAAACAGTCTCTAcacaaaacactacacacaaggtcaggtttttttttttttcttccctttccaatttttttttcttttatgtctcTCCCTATGATGTTACGTAACATCTGGTGATGTCATGTCCTGTGATGTCACGCATGAATAGTTAAGTATGCAAATTAGCATGGCTGGTAATTCTTTCCAAGAAAGGTGTCAATCCTAACTCGGCTACACAGACAATCTACCAAAATGTCGTCCATGTGCGTTTCATCTTGgggcttttttaaaaataataatattaaagccCCAGGGTGACACATGTTAGGTTATTTACgtgctggcattttttttttttttaattattgtccTACGGTTTGGGGAATCTTTGTGTGATTTACTGCTGCCCCCATTTATCTAATAGTGAGAGCCTTTAACAACCAATTTGCAACTAatctctctctaaaaaaaaaaaaccaatctgTAGATGGTTTAGGATTAGATCTGGCAAatactgaggttttttttttttttttttaccagatttgCAAAGGAAAAGAATGGCAAAAAATAACTttgacattttacattttaagatGGAAAAGTTGGAGTTAAAAGTTTATCATGAGGCCCTACATTGCAAAAGTAAATTAACAATGAATTAATTAATAGATAAACTAACATGAGCCTACTACAGCTGCCAAACTTCAACTCCATCACACATTTGTGGACCAAACCTGGCTGAGCATTGTGAGAGTTACAGTTTAGCATTATAGAAAAAGACAACATgaagctcattcactaaacaaaaaACAGCGTTAGAAATATATCTAACTCGGCTAAGCTTGACCTTTTCCTTCAATGTATTTAACTCAATTTATTTTGAAACTTGGATGTGAACGTATCTCACTGTTCAGTGAGTAAACCTCTTTCTGGGGCTATAAGGACATTCTCTGGGTTTCCTCTCATAACATGTTTCTGCGTTTTGCTTTCCCAGTCTAGTAAAATACATCCTGAGCGTGAAAGGAGAAACGCAGTAACAAGTAAAATGAGGATTAGTTCTGCTGCTTATTGGGTTGACAGAGATTCTTACAAATGGGATGAAGGAGATTAAGGGTATTTAGATGACGTCTTGGAAATGCAGGTTTAATCACTTGCAACTCTGCGGCTGTTTCTTCTTCTGTGGGACCGGGCCACCAGGAGTTGGTGCCATTTGGCAACTTTCTTTAATTAATTGTGCTATTAATAACATTTAGCTAAAAATACCAGGGACACCGTTGCTCCAGTTTCAGGTTTGGGTGGTAAATATGGAAAATCCACAATTATTACAGTCACGTTTTATGGACTGAAGGGTAGACTGGACAAACCTTGACTATTTCAATCACAGATTTTCTTAAATTGGTTCTTCAATTAACACTGCGCTAAAATGGCAATGATGAAGGTGAAATTTAACATGAAGAAAAGGGTCAAGCTGGCCCAGGGCCTCTGGCTTATGAACTGGTTCTGTGTAATAACCGGTATTATCCTCTTCAGCATGGGGATCTTTCTTAAAATCGAGCTGAGGAAAAGAAGCGAAGTGATGGATAATGAGGAAAGTCATTTTGTGCCCAATTCCTTGATATTCATGGGAGCTCTGGCCTGTGCCCTTAACGCGTTTGCAGGTAAAATATGCTATGATTCTCTGGATCCAGCAAAATTTGCTAAGTGGAAACCCATGCTGAAACCGTATCTAATAATCTGTGTGTTCTACAACGTCTTCGTCTTCTTCATCGCTGTTGTGTGTTTGGTGACACGGGGGTCACTGGAGAGCACCCTGGCCCACGGGTTGAAAAATGGGATGCGGTACTATAAGGACACAGACACCCCTGGGAGATGCTTCATGAAGAAGACAATTGATTTGCTGCAGATAGAGTTTAAATGCTGTGGAAATAATGGCTACAGAGATTGGTTCGAGATTCAGTGGGTCAGCAACAGATACTTGGACTTCAGCTCTAAAGAGGTTAAAGAGTGAGTATATTTACGGAAGGAACAAAGCATTCTCTGTGTTTAGATGCAGTCCAGATTATGTACACAAACTTACCACATAACTACAGATGCAataatttaaatgtatgtattttaattaattaaggcAGTGTATTAGGACAGTGTATTAACTTTACAAATGTTTTAGTTGAGCACGTATGTACTAGTTACCTACATGCAGAAGGGACAACGTGCACATACTTATTACCAAGATGGAGGCTTTGCTTTGTGTACGTATGTATTAACTTGATGCAAGTATGACCAGGTGCACTTATATGTTACTTGGATACAAAGACTGACTATGTATACATATAGAGGTCTCATCATGCTCAAGTGGGTCAGTGGTAGAGATTGGCTCCTCAGTGAGGTCCTACAAGGTGCGTAAAGTTGGGCTTGCATTgaagtttagggttaggggtgcCCTAAAGCATCAGGAGTTTggaaccttaaagggacaatatagtcaccaaaacaactttagcttaatgtagcagttttggtgtgtagataatGTATCTGAAGTCTctgctaaattatctgccattcaggagttaaatcatgtttgtttctgtctgtgcaatactaggcacacctccccctgggtgtgactgacacagcctgcatgaaaaaatatggtttcattttcaatcacatggtacttactttaaaagtttatatCGCCTGCTCTGTAATTTAAACTTTAATTAgttacaggaggctcctgcagggtctagcacgctatgaacagagcaggagataagaacttctacaTTAAACAGCATTTtcaataaagtgtaaacattagaaacctctttacaggaagtgtttaggaagactttttaaatcacacgctgggaggtgctactaaggctgcataaacaaagtgatttaactcctaaatggcagagaactgagcagtgagactgcagggacatgatttatacaccaaaactgcttcattaaccaaacgttgttttggtgagtaaagtgtccctttaatggtaggGTTAAAATTAGGGTGGGGATAAGGGACTAACCCCCTCCCGCGCACACAGCTTCAGGAGCTGAGTAGAATGTATTTAAACATTGTGTGTGATACTGTGTTTGTgcatctgtaaatgtgtgtgagtgaggtgcTGTATTAGAAAATTTGGCTATGGGCATATGTATTGAAAGAGATGTGAGAGGACTTATTGTGAGAAATGTGGAGATATATACTGCACAGGGATATGGCTCGAGGAGTTGTAGTGGAGGGGGATTTGTGGTGTTGTATTGGGGAGGGATGTGGCTTGCAGATTAATTGGGGGATTTTGGCTTTGCTTGGTGGAGATGAATTGGCTAAATAGTGCTGGGGGTAtcaacaggggaggggggagatttggTTGGTGGCTATTAATTTGTGCAATCTTACTGAAGGAAAATGGTTGAGGTATATGAATAACTCGGTTGTGAATTGGAGAAACATTCATGGCATGGAGGGAATAGGGCAATGGAGAAAATGAATTGATGAAACTGTGTTGGGAATGCAGGGAATTCTATGGTTCAGTGTCAGGGTATACCCATTGGGAAACAGAAAGGGGTAGGCAATGAACAGATCAGGCCGTGCAAGTGACATATTAGGTGAGGGAGAAGCAAAGGGATGTTTGATTTTATGATGCAATGTAATGGGAGTGGGAAATGCAATGCGTGGGTGGGCATGGTATCAGGAGGAGTTGGTTTGGTAGCCAACGCTGGAGTCGCACTTCGCCCATTGTTTCAGGCAGCATAATGTGTTGTACCTGCACTGTGTACATGTGTTACCCAGAGGAAAGAAGAACCATTTACACATTTTCATTCATGATAATGTGTTTTTCCTAAATGACGAATACACATAACAAAGCATTCATGTGTATTGCCCGGAAGTAGGCATGTAATGTCTGcacatgtattattattacagtAGCTTGTCCTTTAATACAtacccactcaggtctcaaaaaaatatttagctgACTTGTGTCGTTACAAAGAAAACCTATtctatttgcatatcagactgat
This region of Pelobates fuscus isolate aPelFus1 chromosome 2, aPelFus1.pri, whole genome shotgun sequence genomic DNA includes:
- the PRPH2 gene encoding peripherin-2 — translated: MAMMKVKFNMKKRVKLAQGLWLMNWFCVITGIILFSMGIFLKIELRKRSEVMDNEESHFVPNSLIFMGALACALNAFAGKICYDSLDPAKFAKWKPMLKPYLIICVFYNVFVFFIAVVCLVTRGSLESTLAHGLKNGMRYYKDTDTPGRCFMKKTIDLLQIEFKCCGNNGYRDWFEIQWVSNRYLDFSSKEVKDRIKSNVDGKYLIDGVPFSCCNPSSPRPCIQMQVTNNSAHYSYEHQTEELNLWNRGCKEALLHYYTNMMSSMGALVLLIWIFEMSVMFGMRYLHTCLDSIANPEDPECVSEGWLLEKSLKETVKSFWDILKSLGKLNQVENAAAEESPAVVTAS